In the genome of Candidatus Margulisiibacteriota bacterium, the window CGCTTGACATTGTTTGTAATTATGATACCCTAGGGGGGTATGTTGACGGGTAAGCATCGGAAGCAGTTGGCCAATCGTTTGAGCCGCGTACGCGGGCAGATTGAGGGGATAAAAAAGATGGTAGAGGAACCGCGCTATTGTATTGAGATCCTAAACCAAATCGCGGCGGCCAAGGCGGCGCTTTCGTCCATCGGGAAATTTATCCTTGAGGACCACATGAAAACCTGTGTGACCGCTTCGATAAAACGGGGGACAGGGACGCGTGAGATCAAGGAGCTTATGGATGTTTTTGAGAAATTTTAAATTTCCAATCATTTTATTAATTATCGTTTTAACCTCTGCGGCTTATGCCGAAAAGCTTTCCCTTTCTGATGTGGTCAGAATCGCGCTCGAAAAGAACCCTGATTTGCAGGCGGCAAGAAGTCAAAAGGAGGCCGTCTCCGCCAAAATCCCTCAAGTTTTAGCTTTAGATAATCCCCGCGTCGGTTTAGAGTATGAACAGATCCCCTCCGGCTCGCGCAATCCCGAAGACGGCATGAAGATGTACACTGCCGAGCAAATGATCATGTTCCCGGGGAAAATTTACGCCGAGTGGCAGATGGCCAACGCCGAAGCCTCAATGCTTTCGGCCAACTACCAGGCAAAAGTGCTGGAGATATCCGCTCAAATCAAGTCTGCTTATTATGATCTTTTCTTTGCCGATCGCGCGATCGAGGCGATGGCCGAAATAAAAGAGCTCCTGGCCAGGGTTAAAAAGTCAGCGGAAGCTAAATACATAGTGGGGCAGGCGGTCCAGGCGGATGTTTTAATGGCCAATGTCGAATATTTGCTGATGGACAATGAACTAACTTCGCTGCAGCAGGAGCGGCAGGTTAAAGAGGCAAAACTAAAGGCTTTGCTCAATCGGAGCGATGAGGGGCCGCTCGAAACAGCGGCTACACTCAATCTGCCCGGAACGATCGAACCGGCAGCGGCCCTGGAGAAGAACGCGCTCGAGCACCGGCCGGAACTGCTGGCGATGAAAGCCGGGCTGGCGGCAAAGGATGCCGGCCACCTTCGCTCCAAGATGGATTTTTTTCCGGATACCATGTTAGGAGCTAAAAAGCGAGTCTCCGGCGGTTGGGACGCGATGATCTCCTTTTCCGTCCCGCTTTATTTCTGGAAGCAGAGCTATGGGGTCAATTCAGCGGGGCTCGAAAGAGAAGCGGCCGAAGCAGCCTACAATAACATGAGGAACATGATCCGCTGGATGGTCAAGGAATCGCGGGTCATGGCGGATGCCGCGCGCCGGACCGCCCGGCTTTATGAAGATAAGATCGTACCGCAAAGTTCTCAGGCTTTGAAAGTGGCTTTAACGGCCTACCGATCGGGCAAAGTCGATTTTCAAACATTGCAGAACATCGAGCGGGCTTATAAAGAAGCCAGGCTGAAACTTTTTGAAAGCCAGGCCAATTATGGCAAGACCTTGGCAGAACTGGAGAAGATAACAGGAGGAGAAATTAAATGAGGACTGGAGCGTTGGTCATAATCTTAGGATTGGTCGTGTTGGCGGTCGTCAGCTGCGCCCCGGCCCAAAAGTCCGGGCATCAGGGGCATGAACTGGGGAAGAATATCCTGTTTTACCGCAATCCGATGAACCCGCAAGTTACTTCTCCCGTACCGATGAAAGACGAAATGGGGATGGACTATGTGCCGGTCTATGAAAAAGCTCCCGGAGCGCAAGCAGGAGAGATCTCGATCAGTCCCGAAGAGCAAAAGCTGGTCGGGGTCAGGACTGAACGGGTGGGGCGACGCCAGCTCTGGAAAGAGGTCCGAACGGTCGGGACGGTGGCTTATGACCCGGAACTCTACGTGGCGCAGGAGGAATACATCGGCGCGCTGGGTCTGGGCGATGAAACCTTGATCGACGCCGGCAAGAAAAGATTGCGGGTCCTGGGGCTGGACGAGGAACAGCTCGCTAGATTGCAAGCAGAGGGCAAACCGCAGGAAAACCTG includes:
- a CDS encoding metal-sensitive transcriptional regulator, producing the protein MLTGKHRKQLANRLSRVRGQIEGIKKMVEEPRYCIEILNQIAAAKAALSSIGKFILEDHMKTCVTASIKRGTGTREIKELMDVFEKF
- a CDS encoding TolC family protein, which gives rise to MRNFKFPIILLIIVLTSAAYAEKLSLSDVVRIALEKNPDLQAARSQKEAVSAKIPQVLALDNPRVGLEYEQIPSGSRNPEDGMKMYTAEQMIMFPGKIYAEWQMANAEASMLSANYQAKVLEISAQIKSAYYDLFFADRAIEAMAEIKELLARVKKSAEAKYIVGQAVQADVLMANVEYLLMDNELTSLQQERQVKEAKLKALLNRSDEGPLETAATLNLPGTIEPAAALEKNALEHRPELLAMKAGLAAKDAGHLRSKMDFFPDTMLGAKKRVSGGWDAMISFSVPLYFWKQSYGVNSAGLEREAAEAAYNNMRNMIRWMVKESRVMADAARRTARLYEDKIVPQSSQALKVALTAYRSGKVDFQTLQNIERAYKEARLKLFESQANYGKTLAELEKITGGEIK
- a CDS encoding efflux RND transporter periplasmic adaptor subunit, yielding MRTGALVIILGLVVLAVVSCAPAQKSGHQGHELGKNILFYRNPMNPQVTSPVPMKDEMGMDYVPVYEKAPGAQAGEISISPEEQKLVGVRTERVGRRQLWKEVRTVGTVAYDPELYVAQEEYIGALGLGDETLIDAGKKRLRVLGLDEEQLARLQAEGKPQENLILPEDRTWVYITIYENELGLVKTGVPVEIETVAFPGEAFSGTIAAVSPVLDPMSRSAKARAEIQNPGQRLKPGMYATVKLKIDLGSRLAVAEEAVINTGKRTLVVVAKGNGNYISREVRLGQKAAGYYEVLGGLREGEMAVTTGNFLIDSESRLKSTGGGEHQH